A single Mytilus trossulus isolate FHL-02 chromosome 12, PNRI_Mtr1.1.1.hap1, whole genome shotgun sequence DNA region contains:
- the LOC134692590 gene encoding uncharacterized protein LOC134692590: MLKMATMSIGKKESFNFYKYICQKIGTEEAVRFRRLAFTVRDIGQRGTIIISGSKGEGLNLNGSDLDVMIIDTTFKVYRSKTDVPSQCFPSPLIMNTEETHPCFTQLWMLNKNQTTIPNVLYTNHQGNMLSSELFKMCCKNHAAVNIFKLFSGIIHGPCISDKDETFDLVWCLKCDNWIFQATSWVSRTRTTWPSPGIISKIVSCGVLFVPIGCKGSINEHLEWRISFSVAETFLIFSFSHPQLLCYALLKILLKEIIETHADLKGLLCSYFLKTLMFWISEETETYVWRPDNIIPCFMACLQRLMYCVRYSILSHYFIPENNLFLRFDTDNNEQLTTILTDLYGHGITCFTSSATLRDYQSQFRKMTNSLLSGNNIFAQQIMPTFLTFCHSSQVNLAKVLYEFLHHSRTGLSRSLFALQFSMEFSRATKATQYPNILGNENNYVRYKHDLSHLAIGLHFDAVSGLLMLASFFYVHKNYLASLTIIKYILLKYTDEKIYLGSAEYERPFNHFQNIVLNLMKNEKLYTIIKSLTIASLLFKMESSIIPQELLLDVKRTHNSFHPLPFAHFLNFLCSYHLNDISSCRQSLQRLGCDQWRGPNYLTKLLYPEDVNTIILYGIALQLMRETCLAKFAYQAADLIDIQKMTSAGSRLHSLI, translated from the coding sequence ATGCTGAAAATGGCAACTATGTCCATAGGGAAAAAAGAatcttttaacttttacaaatatatttgcCAAAAGATTGGAACTGAGGAGGCTGTGAGGTTTAGGAGGTTAGCTTTCACTGTAAGGGATATTGGACAAAGGGGAACAATTATCATTAGTGGAAGTAAAGGCGAAGGACTCAATTTAAACGGCAGTGATTTGGATGTAATGATTATTGATACTACGTTTAAAGTGTATCGATCAAAAACAGATGTTCCAAGTCAATGTTTTCCGAGTCCGTTAATTATGAATACCGAGGAGACACATCCATGTTTCACACAATTGTGgatgttaaataaaaatcaaaccaCAATTCCGAATGTATTGTATACCAATCATCAGGGAAATATGCTTTCCAgtgaattgtttaaaatgtGTTGTAAAAATCATGCAGCTGTTAATATATTCAAACTGTTTTCCGGGATAATCCATGGTCCATGTATATCAGATAAAGATGAAACATTCGACCTTGTTTGGTGTTTGAAATGTGACAACTGGATATTTCAAGCCACGTCATGGGTAAGCAGAACACGTACAACATGGCCTTCACCTGGAATCATTTCAAAAATAGTATCTTGTGGGGTGTTATTTGTTCCAATTGGCTGCAAAGGTTCCATAAATGAACATCTAGAATGGCGAATTTCTTTTTCTGTAGCAGAAACATTTCTTATATTTTCCTTCAGCCATCCACAATTGTTATGTTATgctttattaaaaattttgctAAAGGAAATAATAGAGACACATGCAGATTTGAAAGGTCTATTGTGTtcatatttcttaaaaacacTAATGTTTTGGATTTCAGAAGAAACAGAAACATATGTATGGAGACCAGATAATATAATTCCATGTTTCATGGCATGTCTACAAAGACTGATGTACTGTGTTAGATACTCAATATTGTCACATTATTTTATTCCTgaaaataacttatttttacgGTTCGATACTGATAACAATGAACAATTAACCACCATTCTTACAGATTTGTACGGTCACGGAATTACGTGTTTCACATCTTCTGCGACGCTACGAGATTACCAAAGCCAGTTCCGGAAAATGACCAATTCGTTGTTAAGCGGAAACAACATATTCGCACAACAAATAATGCCGACATTTCTTACTTTTTGTCATAGTAGTCAAGTTAATCTTGCGAAAGTGTTGTATGAATTTCTACATCATTCAAGAACTGGTTTATCTAGAAGTTTATTCGCTTTACAATTTTCCATGGAGTTTTCTCGTGCTACAAAAGCTACACAATACCCTAATATTTTAGGAAACGAAAACAATTACGTCAGGTACAAACACGATCTTAGTCATTTAGCTATCGGTTTACATTTTGATGCTGTATCAGGATTGCTGATGTTAGCTTCTTTCTTCTATGTTCACAAAAACTACTTAGCCTCACTAActattataaagtatatattgCTGAAATACACAGACGAGAAAATATATCTTGGATCAGCGGAGTATGAGCGGCCAtttaatcattttcaaaacatcGTTTTAAATctgatgaaaaatgaaaaactttatACAATAATCAAATCATTAACAATTGCATCTTTGCTATTTAAAATGGAATCTTCAATTATTCCACAAGAACTACTACTAGATGTTAAACGCACGCATAATTCTTTTCATCCGTTACCATTCGCACATTTTCTTAACTTTCTATGTAGCTatcatttaaatgatatttcatCATGTAGACAGTCTTTACAACGACTTGGATGTGATCAATGGAGAGGGCCTAACTATTTGACTAAATTGTTGTATCCTGAAGACGTTAATACTATTATTTTATATGGTATAGCTCTTCAACTTATGAGGGAGACATGCTTAGCAAAGTTTGCTTATCAAGCAGCtgatttaattgatattcaaaAAATGACCAGTGCAGGATCGCGATTGCACAGTCTCATTTGA